The stretch of DNA AGGTCGGGCTCAGCCACCGTCTCGACCACTACCCCAACGAACTCTCCGGCGGTGAGCGTCAACGGGTCGCAGTCGCCCGCGCCGTCGTCAGCCGACCGTCGATCCTCCTGGCCGACGAACCGACCGGCAACCTCGACTCGAAGACGAGTCGGGCGATCATGGACCTGCTGCGCGAGCTCAACGAATCGGGGCGGACGATCCTCGTCATCACCCATGACCGTGAGATCGCGGATTCACTCCCACGCCAGATCCATCTGAGTGACGGACTGGTGACCACTGACAGCCGTCTGGCCGGACTCAGGGCCGATCGATGAGTCGTGACGACGGCGCGTCGGATCTCGGAGTCAGTCGGCTCGGGGTCCGTGACACTCTCATCGTCGGCAGCGCCGGGCTCGGCAGCCGTCGCCTCCGGACGGTTCTCTCGGCTCTGGGGATCAGCATCGGCATCGCTGCGATGGTGGGTGTCCTCGGTCTCTCCGAGTCGAGTCGCGCGGATCTCCGACAGCAGATCCAGGCTCTCGGAACCAACCTGTTGACGGCCTCGGTCGGCCAGGGGATCGGCGCGGGCGACGGGGTCTTCCCCCGCGACGCCGCCTCGGCGGTGCGTCGGATCGGTCCTGTCCGCGAGGCGACCGCGACCATCCCGGTGGACGCCGACGTCCTGCGCAACGAGTTCGTCAACCCCGAGGCGACCGGTGGGATAGACGTCGTGGCCGCCGACGAGCAACTGCTCTCGACGCTCAACGGTGTCATCGCGAGTGGCTCGTTCATCGACGATGCGACCGGTGCCTATCCCAACGTCGTACTCGGATCGGTCAGCGCGCAACGCCTCGGCGTCGAACGCGTCGATCAGGGCATCCAGGTACTCGTGGGCGGTGAGTGGTTCACGGTGATCGGGATTCTCGAGGAGTTCCCGCTCGCGCCGAACCTGGACCGGGCGGCGATCATCGGGGACCAGATCGCCCTGGATCTCCTCGGCGCGGACCCGAACCCGTCCACCGTGTACATCCGCACCGCCCCCGACGCGGTCGAGGACGTCCGCAACGTCCTCGCGACCACCGTCGACCCCGCCGAACCGGAGGAGGTCGAGGTCTCGCGGCCCTCGGACGCGCTCGAGGCGGAGGCCGCGGCCGACTCGGCGTTCACGTCGTTGTTCCTGGGCCTCGGCGCGGTCGCGCTGCTGGTGGGCGGTATCGGCATCGCGAACGTCATGGTCATCGCGGTCATCGAGCGGCGCAGCGAGATCGGTCTGCGGCGCGCTCTGGG from Acidimicrobiales bacterium encodes:
- a CDS encoding ABC transporter permease gives rise to the protein MSRDDGASDLGVSRLGVRDTLIVGSAGLGSRRLRTVLSALGISIGIAAMVGVLGLSESSRADLRQQIQALGTNLLTASVGQGIGAGDGVFPRDAASAVRRIGPVREATATIPVDADVLRNEFVNPEATGGIDVVAADEQLLSTLNGVIASGSFIDDATGAYPNVVLGSVSAQRLGVERVDQGIQVLVGGEWFTVIGILEEFPLAPNLDRAAIIGDQIALDLLGADPNPSTVYIRTAPDAVEDVRNVLATTVDPAEPEEVEVSRPSDALEAEAAADSAFTSLFLGLGAVALLVGGIGIANVMVIAVIERRSEIGLRRALGATRAHIRRQFLTEALVLSAIGGLAGVALGALVTAGYSSSQGWDIVLPPVAMAGGFVAALVIGAVAGLYPATRAARLSPTEALRSG